The Psychrilyobacter piezotolerans genome includes the window TTGAAATTGTCTTAAAGCGTCAGTAGGAACTACTACGTTTGGATCGTTGTTAGCATATGTAGGGTCGAATCCTCCATGAGCAGTTTCACCCATGTTGTCTAATTCATATCTACCATATTTTTGAGCTGATGAAGCTTCGATTCTGTCAGGGTTTCCTGAAGGAACCATTCCACCAGAAGTAACTAATGCTATCTTAGCCTTAGATAAATCTTTGATTGCCTTTCCAGGTTCAACATGATCAAATACTGGCATTGGATACTCAGTTACAAATGCCTCACCTTTTAATTTATTTAGTAACATATCTACTGCTCTTTCAGCACCGATCTTTTCAGCGAAGTAATTTTGTCTTACTCCTCTTTCATGGTATCCTTCTTCAGTTGGAGATCCAACAACTTCTTTCTTACCTAATTTTAAAGCAAGTTTTGCTAATGGCTTTATAGCCTTTCTCATTCCTGCTGCTGAGTTAGTTGTAGAAACAATATGAAGATCTTTTCTGTACATGTCTACACCAGGGTTCTCAATGTACATAGCAGTAACTACAGGAATTCCTAATTTCTCTTTTACAGCTTTTCCGATAGTTCCACAAGCTACTCCGTATCTTCCTGCGTTGAAAGCAGGTCCTGCGATAAATAAGTCAGGCTTTGCAGCTTTTACCATTTCTAATATTTCTTCTGTAGCTTCTTCAACATTCTCATTTAAATAAGAATCTCCACAAATTACTGTTCCTATGATTTCTGCTTCTTCACCAAATTGTTGCATAAGAGCTGAACCAGGACCAACAACTTCATTTCTGAATTCAGGTTTGATATCAGCCTTTTCTTCTCCACCAATTCCGGCGAAGAATTGATTTATATAGTGAACTACTTTTATTTTATTCATTCAAATCCCCCGTAATTAAGACTATCTTGCATCGATATTGTATTACTGGGGATTATTGAATCCCCAGTTTATATTATATTATAAGTTTTGATAATTGATTTTATTAAATTTGTTGCCTTTGTTTCTGTTATATAGGCTCACCTGAGCCATATGTTCAATGGATTTTTTTGAGAATTATTTTAATTAAAGATTTGGTATGTGCCTTGCATAGGACACGGTTTTCCGAATATGATTTCTTAGTTTTTTAGTTATTTTGTTTTTGCTGTTGGTTTAGTTATTACAAGTTTTGCGAGAAATTAAAGGTATTTACAACCTTCTCCTCTGATTTCGTTCATTTCTTCTACGATCTCTTCTACTTCTAATACCATTTCCATCATTCCTACTTGCTCTTCAAATTTGTCTGCATCTACAGCACCTTTGAATTGATCTTCTAATACGTGGAATACAGTTAATCCTAACGCTTCGTTAGCTAATATTCCTGAGAATGTAGGGTCTCCCATTGTTACTGTTTCTGCAGCTAATCCAGATGCCTCTGCTTCTGCTGCTCCTAATATAACTACTAAGTTTTCTGGTCCATATTCAGTTGCGAAATCTTTAATTCTTTTTTGATTCTCTAAATCCATTGCTCCTGCAGCCGTTCAGACAAAGCATTCTGTAGAAGCAAATATAACTTCTACGTTAGCTATTGTCTCAGCGCATTCTTTTATAGCTTCTCCAGGTACACCGTCTCTATCACCGACGATGATTAATTTTTTATTTTCATAATTAAACATGTGTTGCCTCCTAAGATTTTAATTTATTTAGTTTTTGACACTATCTGTGTCGAAGTTTTATTTATTAAAACTAGTACATTTTAGCTGATAATTTGTTGAATCCTAATTCGTTTGTTGCACCAGTGATTATTTGGATCTCAGCTTCGATAGTTCCGTCAGCTTTTAATGAACCGTCAAATCCACCTGATAATGTATCTGTATAGTCTAACATTCCGATAACTTTGTCCATTGGAGCTAAAGTTATCATTTCATTGGCGTTTCCACCAGTTATTACTGCGTTAGCTGATACATCTGCATCTGCTAATGATTGAGATGATCCATCTCTACCAGCATACTCGTCAGTAACGATAACTGTTTTAACACCTTGAGCTTCTACTTTCTTACAGTTCATGATTAAGTCAGTATCAGGGTTTCCGAATCCTTCTTGAGAGATTACTGCACCATCTAATCCTAAGTATTTAGTAAATTTAGCTGTCCAGTTAGATGATCTTTCTTTATCTGCTAAATATACGTTTTCGTTAGTTATGATGATTCCCATGAAGTTGATTTCTTTTCCATGTTGCTTGTATAAGTTTTTGATGATTGGGTTATTTAAGTGATGGAAAGTTGTGTTCTTATCACAAGCTGATACACAGTTTCCACTTAAGATAGCTCCATCCATAACTTCAGTTGGATATAAAATAGTTGGTACTATTTTCTTAGCATCTACACCATATACATAAGTATCATGTAAAAGACCTTGAGTTTGTAACATGTATACATAACCTACCTTTGGTAAATCAGGATACTCGTTAGCTTGCTCTAATAAAGGTTTAGTTTCGAATACTTCGATATTATCAGGAGTAACATTTTCTCCTAATTTACCTAAGTGAGCAGCGATTTTTAATCCAGCCATTCTAGCTGCTGCTTCATAAGCGTATTGGTCGATTCCTTCTTTAGGCTCGATAACCATACATAAGTTATTTAACTTTGAGAAAGGACTATAATCTGCTGCAACACCAGACATGTCGATGATACCTTCTTGGAATCCAACAACCTTTCCACAAGTTACTACAGCAGACCCTTTTAATACATGAGTTCTACCTTCTCCAACTGTTGTTACCTTTGAGACAACACCAGGGAAGATACTAGAATCTCCTCCAACTTTTACTCTAGGCTCGATTACATCTTTAACAGGTGTAATTCTAACACTTTCTCCAGGCTTTGCTAATTCAAGTTTAACATCAATGATTCTGTCATCCTCTAAAACAATTGCCTTGATTTCTTCCGCATTTACATGTAAAACACCATTTTCTACCTTTGAGACATCTGCAAATTTTATATCTGAAATATTAATTTCTCCTAATTCTAAACGCAAATATCACACCCCCTTATATTATTATATTAAACTATGATCGTTACTTGGTTTATTACTTGATATTTTCAGCAAGCATGTTTTCAATATTTTTAGCTGTTGCATCGTCTTTTGTTAACTCCGCTACTTTTTCTCCACCTTTATATAAAGTTATTGTAGGTAATCCTAATACTTTTTGCTTTATAGCCATTCTTCTTGCCTTACTTGTGTTTAATTTTACGAATTTAGCTTTATCGGCATTTTTTTCAGCTATTACTTCTAATTCAGGTAATAATGCCTGGCACGGTACACACCCGTCACTATAGTAATCTACTAATACATAACCTTCTGCATTCAGTACTTCTTCTTCGAATGTTCCTTTATCTACTACTAACATAAATTGATCCTCCTTAAAATTTTTCTTCCATATATTTTTCAGCTAACGTTGCTGCGATTGCTCCATCAGCAGTTGCTGTTACTACTTGTCTAAGTGCTTTAGGTCTGATATCTCCTGCTGCAAATACTCCCTCTACATTTGTTCTCATTTCGTCATCTGTTTTGATATATCCCCAGTCATCCATTTCTATATGACCTTTGAATGTATCTGAATGTGGTACATAACCAACAAATGCGAATAAACCGAATGTTCCATCTTCTTCATCTGCATGGAATTCTGTTAATTCTCCAGTTTTTAAGTTTCTGAAAACTGCTGTTTCTAATATTCCGTCACCTCTTAATTCTTCAACTGTTGAATCCCACATAAATTCTAACTTGTCATTTTTAAATGCTTTCTCCTGGATAGATTTAGCTGCTCTTAATTCATCTCTTCTATGTACTATAGTTACTTTTCTAGCAAATTTAGTTAAGTACATTGCTTCTTCAACTGCTGTGTCTCCTCCACCGATTACGAATACTTCGAAATCTTCAAAGAAGTCTGCGTCGCATGTAGCACAGTATGAAACTCCCTTACCAGTAAATTCAGCTTCTCCCGGGCAACCCATCTTTCTAGGTGTAGCTCCAGTTGCTATGATAACTGCCTTAGCTTGATATTCTTCTTTTTCACCTTTAACAATTTTGATGTCTCCAGAAAAGTCTACATCGATTACATTGTCAGCTTTTATTTCTGCACCGAATTCTACTACCTGCTCTACCATTCTACCGATTAGAGATGGTCCTGTTGCTTCTCTTACAGATCCAGGATAGTTTGCTACTTCATGAGTTATAACAATCTGTCCTCCTGTCTTACTCTTTTCCAATACCAATGTAGATAATTTTGATCTTCCTGCATATAAAGCTGCAGATAATCCCGCTGGCCCTGCTCCTATTACTATAAGGTCGTATACTTTTGACATTGTAGCCTCCTAATATTTATGTTTATTTGTTTATTTAATTATTTAATTAATTTGGTTTATACTTTCAATACCACTAGTAATGATGTCGCAATCGATTAGTTTAAAATCACTTATAATCTTATCTGTCCATTTTCTATTTAAAACAAACTTTTTAGTAGTGAGTATAGCATCTTCGATGAGCTTTAAAGAATCAAAGTTTAATTTGGACGCTTCTTCGGATATTATTATTGATTTAAATGGTGTTTCCCC containing:
- the grdB gene encoding glycine reductase complex selenoprotein B: MNKIKVVHYINQFFAGIGGEEKADIKPEFRNEVVGPGSALMQQFGEEAEIIGTVICGDSYLNENVEEATEEILEMVKAAKPDLFIAGPAFNAGRYGVACGTIGKAVKEKLGIPVVTAMYIENPGVDMYRKDLHIVSTTNSAAGMRKAIKPLAKLALKLGKKEVVGSPTEEGYHERGVRQNYFAEKIGAERAVDMLLNKLKGEAFVTEYPMPVFDHVEPGKAIKDLSKAKIALVTSGGMVPSGNPDRIEASSAQKYGRYELDNMGETAHGGFDPTYANNDPNVVVPTDALRQFQAEGMIGSIHPYYYSTTGNGTSVKNSQAFAAEFTKELVAAGVDGVILTSTUGTCTRCGATMVKEIEKSGIPVVHVCTVVPISLTVGANRIVPAIAIPHPFGDPALCAEDQMKLRKDIVKTALESLTTEVTDQTVFHVK
- the grdA gene encoding glycine/sarcosine/betaine reductase complex selenoprotein A; protein product: MFNYENKKLIIVGDRDGVPGEAIKECAETIANVEVIFASTECFVUTAAGAMDLENQKRIKDFATEYGPENLVVILGAAEAEASGLAAETVTMGDPTFSGILANEALGLTVFHVLEDQFKGAVDADKFEEQVGMMEMVLEVEEIVEEMNEIRGEGCKYL
- a CDS encoding glycine/sarcosine/betaine reductase component B subunit, translated to MRLELGEINISDIKFADVSKVENGVLHVNAEEIKAIVLEDDRIIDVKLELAKPGESVRITPVKDVIEPRVKVGGDSSIFPGVVSKVTTVGEGRTHVLKGSAVVTCGKVVGFQEGIIDMSGVAADYSPFSKLNNLCMVIEPKEGIDQYAYEAAARMAGLKIAAHLGKLGENVTPDNIEVFETKPLLEQANEYPDLPKVGYVYMLQTQGLLHDTYVYGVDAKKIVPTILYPTEVMDGAILSGNCVSACDKNTTFHHLNNPIIKNLYKQHGKEINFMGIIITNENVYLADKERSSNWTAKFTKYLGLDGAVISQEGFGNPDTDLIMNCKKVEAQGVKTVIVTDEYAGRDGSSQSLADADVSANAVITGGNANEMITLAPMDKVIGMLDYTDTLSGGFDGSLKADGTIEAEIQIITGATNELGFNKLSAKMY
- the trxA gene encoding thioredoxin TrxA codes for the protein MLVVDKGTFEEEVLNAEGYVLVDYYSDGCVPCQALLPELEVIAEKNADKAKFVKLNTSKARRMAIKQKVLGLPTITLYKGGEKVAELTKDDATAKNIENMLAENIK
- the trxB gene encoding thioredoxin-disulfide reductase produces the protein MSKVYDLIVIGAGPAGLSAALYAGRSKLSTLVLEKSKTGGQIVITHEVANYPGSVREATGPSLIGRMVEQVVEFGAEIKADNVIDVDFSGDIKIVKGEKEEYQAKAVIIATGATPRKMGCPGEAEFTGKGVSYCATCDADFFEDFEVFVIGGGDTAVEEAMYLTKFARKVTIVHRRDELRAAKSIQEKAFKNDKLEFMWDSTVEELRGDGILETAVFRNLKTGELTEFHADEEDGTFGLFAFVGYVPHSDTFKGHIEMDDWGYIKTDDEMRTNVEGVFAAGDIRPKALRQVVTATADGAIAATLAEKYMEEKF
- a CDS encoding GrdX family protein; translated protein: MKFRIITNNPLVHLKYKDAFPMDYHENATFLETMEFTRSKVHSGHEILTHPLTGSVKPGETPFKSIIISEEASKLNFDSLKLIEDAILTTKKFVLNRKWTDKIISDFKLIDCDIITSGIESINQIN